A single region of the Maniola jurtina chromosome 6, ilManJurt1.1, whole genome shotgun sequence genome encodes:
- the LOC123866333 gene encoding cingulin-like isoform X1, which produces MLKPTSKSSPLSDNQHEVTKKKPTRPVLYKRAHSASPVAPRPRDPSQIKKLAKYRRCQSLSPANQMLKVSFDPLEYTQQTASTPLDNTNKGTTRNNIYQEPEKDIVMPKCIISKTMRVLATRKREFLKLKKNLIAQQNSLLAQYAALKEMELHVGATDEALSEIRIITLKGWAAHDILLLLRDDVNLPWASDISGVLGPQVLQQLVAQLNPIPEEVVGMGAELMIRRMELLNLLRCKHRSDRATYITNLEWKAKNMDFDAETETLQRMVAGVAENIKAKITYSLDLAKIPWIDRDSFTKKIQRLQKENTVLQHKVEELSKKNNDDTKVVSEAIKPETNTQHQALMEELNKERAARDSLKEVVSAAESMLRVARARNATLERQLKDSQTSLEAARRKYKDLEQLYRHRESNYDARSKKLVEVTKTGEITIETLSRQRDALELRVKELREQAELTERAIAARQTEERARIDTLQAKVAEQEKEKAASEERVAEFKGRIMELEEQLNNLRERSTRLVDLERRRCLEYIPSRECEPSDKETEIWKELQSTRVALSRAEEEIRRRKADKESFLNSLSRIAQEEGADKNDKMAAELLRREQKIIKLQHVVDEQRENERIMEQSMTEYENQLAALRLEVKRLRNYECYTKEISYQELQTEVLELHMQVEQLTRERATLVNAAASRALMLERHERSADLFAKVTRARRELAAFLEGGADPPAIDNNMHAEISRSLTSVCARAADTWSALRAERARVLHLESAVLAQSLQLEKQGRVRTQLERRKTLLEREIVRTRHAVSTPRITNNPSLIQAYFSN; this is translated from the exons ATGTTAAAACCGACGAGCAAGTCTAGCCCGCTTTCAG ATAACCAACATGAAGTTACGAAGAAGAAACCGACGCGACCTGTGCTCTACAAGAGAGCACATTCCGCTAGTCCAGTAGCCCCGAGACCACGA gACCCTTCTCAAATAAAAAAGCTGGCCAAGTACAGGAGATGTCAAAGTCTTTCACCGgcaaat CAAATGCTGAAGGTATCATTTGACCCTCTGGAATATACACAACAAACAGCTTCGACCCCACTGGATAATACAAACAAAGGGACTACACGAAACAACATATATCAAGAACCAG AAAAAGATATAGTCATGCCCAAGTGCATCATTAGTAAGACAATGCGAGTGTTGGCCACAAGGAAAAGAGAATTTCTTAAACTTAAGAAGAACTTAATAGCTCAACAG AATTCGCTCCTGGCACAATATGCGGCACTCAAAGAAATGGAGTTGCATGTGGGAGCCACAGACGAAGCGTTAAGTGAGATACGAATCATAACACTGAAAGGATGGGCAGCGCACGACATTCTTCTCCTCTTGAGGGATGACGTTAACTTACCATGGGCTTCGGATATAAGTGGCGTGCTCG GTCCCCAAGTGCTGCAGCAGCTAGTAGCACAATTGAATCCAATTCCGGAAGAGGTAGTGGGCATGGGCGCTGAGTTGATGATTCGCCGCATGGAACTGCTGAATCTGCTGCGCTGCAAGCATCGAAGCGATCGCGCTACTTATATTACA aaTTTGGAATGGAAGGCCAAAAATATGGATTTTGATGCCGAAACTGAAACGTTACAAAGAATGGTGGCTGGGGTTGCAGAAAATATAAAAGCCAAGATCACTTACTCCCTTGATCTCGCTAA AATACCTTGGATAGATCGTGATTCttttacgaaaaaaattcaACGATTGCAAAAAGAGAACACCGTTCTTCAACATAAAGTTGAAGAATTATCTAAAAAGAATAACGACGACACTAAAGTAGTTTCTGAAGCTATTAAACCTGAAACAAATACCCAACATCAG GCATTAATGGAGGAACTTAATAAAGAGCGAGCTGCTCGGGATTCGTTGAAGGAAGTCGTCTCGGCAGCAGAGAGTATGCTTCGAGTAGCGCGAGCGCGGAACGCAACTTTAGAGAGACAATTAAAGGACTCGCAAACCTCTCTTGAGGCAGCTCGGCGCAAGTATAAAGATTTGGAGCAGttg TATCGTCATCGGGAATCAAATTATGATGCGCGATCTAAGAAACTAGTGGAAGTTACGAAGACTGGTGAAATAACTATTGAAACGTTATCACGACAGCGTGATGCTCTAGAACTCAG AGTAAAGGAATTACGAGAACAGGCTGAATTGACAGAACGTGCAATAGcggccagacagacagaagagAGAGCTCGCATCGACACGCTGCAGGCGAAGGTAGCAGAACAG GAAAAGGAAAAAGCTGCTTCTGAAGAGCGAGTCGCAGAATTTAAAGGTCGCATTATGGAGTTAGAGGAACAGCTGAATAATTTACGTGAACGTTCTACTCGATTGGTTGATCTTGAGCGCAGACGTTGTCTTGAATACATCCCCTCCAGAG AATGTGAACCATCGGATAAAGAAACAGAAATTTGGAAAGAACTGCAATCAACTCGCGTGGCGTTGTCACGCGCTGAAGAAGAGATCCGCCGCCGCAAAGCTGATAAAGAAAGTTTCTTAAATTCATTGTCGAGAATCGCG CAAGAAGAAGGTGctgataaaaatgataaaatggCTGCAGAGTTGTTACGTAGAGAGCAAAAAATTATCAAACTCCAGCATGTAGTCGATGAGCAGAGAGAAAACGAGAGAATAAT GGAGCAAAGTATGACTGAATATGAAAATCAATTAGCTGCGCTACGTTTGGAAGTAAAACGTTTACGGAACTACGAATGCTACACTAAAGAAATATCATACCAAGAATTACAAACAGAG GTGTTGGAGCTGCACATGCAAGTGGAACAGCTAACTCGTGAAAGAGCTACATTAGTAAATGCGGCAGCGTCACGCGCATTGATGTTGGAGCGACATGAACGATCCGCTGACTTGTTTGCTAAAGTGACGCGAGCACGACGAGAGCTTGCTGCTTTCCTCGAGGGAGGAGCTGATCCACCAGCCATTGACAATAATATGCATGCTGAG ATTTCACGATCATTAACATCAGTATGTGCACGCGCAGCTGACACTTGGTCAGCTCTCCGAGCGGAACGTGCTCGTGTACTTCATTTAGAAAGCGCCGTGCTCGCACAAAGCTTACAGCTAGAAAAACAAGGACGAGTAAGGACACAACTTGAGCGACGCAAAACTTTGCTGGAAAGGGAAATAGTTCGCACGCGGCACGCTGTTTCAACACCGAGAATCACCAACAACCCTAGTCtg ATTCAAGCATATTTTTCAAATTAG
- the LOC123866333 gene encoding cingulin-like isoform X2, whose product MLKPTSKSSPLSDNQHEVTKKKPTRPVLYKRAHSASPVAPRPRDPSQIKKLAKYRRCQSLSPANQMLKVSFDPLEYTQQTASTPLDNTNKGTTRNNIYQEPEKDIVMPKCIISKTMRVLATRKREFLKLKKNLIAQQNSLLAQYAALKEMELHVGATDEALSEIRIITLKGWAAHDILLLLRDDVNLPWASDISGVLGPQVLQQLVAQLNPIPEEVVGMGAELMIRRMELLNLLRCKHRSDRATYITNLEWKAKNMDFDAETETLQRMVAGVAENIKAKITYSLDLAKIPWIDRDSFTKKIQRLQKENTVLQHKVEELSKKNNDDTKVVSEAIKPETNTQHQALMEELNKERAARDSLKEVVSAAESMLRVARARNATLERQLKDSQTSLEAARRKYKDLEQLYRHRESNYDARSKKLVEVTKTGEITIETLSRQRDALELRVKELREQAELTERAIAARQTEERARIDTLQAKEKEKAASEERVAEFKGRIMELEEQLNNLRERSTRLVDLERRRCLEYIPSRECEPSDKETEIWKELQSTRVALSRAEEEIRRRKADKESFLNSLSRIAQEEGADKNDKMAAELLRREQKIIKLQHVVDEQRENERIMEQSMTEYENQLAALRLEVKRLRNYECYTKEISYQELQTEVLELHMQVEQLTRERATLVNAAASRALMLERHERSADLFAKVTRARRELAAFLEGGADPPAIDNNMHAEISRSLTSVCARAADTWSALRAERARVLHLESAVLAQSLQLEKQGRVRTQLERRKTLLEREIVRTRHAVSTPRITNNPSLIQAYFSN is encoded by the exons ATGTTAAAACCGACGAGCAAGTCTAGCCCGCTTTCAG ATAACCAACATGAAGTTACGAAGAAGAAACCGACGCGACCTGTGCTCTACAAGAGAGCACATTCCGCTAGTCCAGTAGCCCCGAGACCACGA gACCCTTCTCAAATAAAAAAGCTGGCCAAGTACAGGAGATGTCAAAGTCTTTCACCGgcaaat CAAATGCTGAAGGTATCATTTGACCCTCTGGAATATACACAACAAACAGCTTCGACCCCACTGGATAATACAAACAAAGGGACTACACGAAACAACATATATCAAGAACCAG AAAAAGATATAGTCATGCCCAAGTGCATCATTAGTAAGACAATGCGAGTGTTGGCCACAAGGAAAAGAGAATTTCTTAAACTTAAGAAGAACTTAATAGCTCAACAG AATTCGCTCCTGGCACAATATGCGGCACTCAAAGAAATGGAGTTGCATGTGGGAGCCACAGACGAAGCGTTAAGTGAGATACGAATCATAACACTGAAAGGATGGGCAGCGCACGACATTCTTCTCCTCTTGAGGGATGACGTTAACTTACCATGGGCTTCGGATATAAGTGGCGTGCTCG GTCCCCAAGTGCTGCAGCAGCTAGTAGCACAATTGAATCCAATTCCGGAAGAGGTAGTGGGCATGGGCGCTGAGTTGATGATTCGCCGCATGGAACTGCTGAATCTGCTGCGCTGCAAGCATCGAAGCGATCGCGCTACTTATATTACA aaTTTGGAATGGAAGGCCAAAAATATGGATTTTGATGCCGAAACTGAAACGTTACAAAGAATGGTGGCTGGGGTTGCAGAAAATATAAAAGCCAAGATCACTTACTCCCTTGATCTCGCTAA AATACCTTGGATAGATCGTGATTCttttacgaaaaaaattcaACGATTGCAAAAAGAGAACACCGTTCTTCAACATAAAGTTGAAGAATTATCTAAAAAGAATAACGACGACACTAAAGTAGTTTCTGAAGCTATTAAACCTGAAACAAATACCCAACATCAG GCATTAATGGAGGAACTTAATAAAGAGCGAGCTGCTCGGGATTCGTTGAAGGAAGTCGTCTCGGCAGCAGAGAGTATGCTTCGAGTAGCGCGAGCGCGGAACGCAACTTTAGAGAGACAATTAAAGGACTCGCAAACCTCTCTTGAGGCAGCTCGGCGCAAGTATAAAGATTTGGAGCAGttg TATCGTCATCGGGAATCAAATTATGATGCGCGATCTAAGAAACTAGTGGAAGTTACGAAGACTGGTGAAATAACTATTGAAACGTTATCACGACAGCGTGATGCTCTAGAACTCAG AGTAAAGGAATTACGAGAACAGGCTGAATTGACAGAACGTGCAATAGcggccagacagacagaagagAGAGCTCGCATCGACACGCTGCAGGCGAAG GAAAAGGAAAAAGCTGCTTCTGAAGAGCGAGTCGCAGAATTTAAAGGTCGCATTATGGAGTTAGAGGAACAGCTGAATAATTTACGTGAACGTTCTACTCGATTGGTTGATCTTGAGCGCAGACGTTGTCTTGAATACATCCCCTCCAGAG AATGTGAACCATCGGATAAAGAAACAGAAATTTGGAAAGAACTGCAATCAACTCGCGTGGCGTTGTCACGCGCTGAAGAAGAGATCCGCCGCCGCAAAGCTGATAAAGAAAGTTTCTTAAATTCATTGTCGAGAATCGCG CAAGAAGAAGGTGctgataaaaatgataaaatggCTGCAGAGTTGTTACGTAGAGAGCAAAAAATTATCAAACTCCAGCATGTAGTCGATGAGCAGAGAGAAAACGAGAGAATAAT GGAGCAAAGTATGACTGAATATGAAAATCAATTAGCTGCGCTACGTTTGGAAGTAAAACGTTTACGGAACTACGAATGCTACACTAAAGAAATATCATACCAAGAATTACAAACAGAG GTGTTGGAGCTGCACATGCAAGTGGAACAGCTAACTCGTGAAAGAGCTACATTAGTAAATGCGGCAGCGTCACGCGCATTGATGTTGGAGCGACATGAACGATCCGCTGACTTGTTTGCTAAAGTGACGCGAGCACGACGAGAGCTTGCTGCTTTCCTCGAGGGAGGAGCTGATCCACCAGCCATTGACAATAATATGCATGCTGAG ATTTCACGATCATTAACATCAGTATGTGCACGCGCAGCTGACACTTGGTCAGCTCTCCGAGCGGAACGTGCTCGTGTACTTCATTTAGAAAGCGCCGTGCTCGCACAAAGCTTACAGCTAGAAAAACAAGGACGAGTAAGGACACAACTTGAGCGACGCAAAACTTTGCTGGAAAGGGAAATAGTTCGCACGCGGCACGCTGTTTCAACACCGAGAATCACCAACAACCCTAGTCtg ATTCAAGCATATTTTTCAAATTAG